The window GAGTCAGACACCGGCGGTCTCCTCGGCGAGGCGGGCGAGCTCGAGCTGGACGACGTGGAGGTTGGGAACCCCGCCGATGCGGGACTGCACGGCGCCGCGGCGGTCGAGGATGAGGGTGGTGGGGGTCTGCATGACCTGGAAGTGCCGCGCGATGTCGGGTCGGTGGGTGAGGTCGACGTCGAGGTGACGCACTCCCTCGTGCTCGGACGCCAGCGCAGCCAGCGTGCGGTGCACCCCGGGGCAGCGCGAGCACATCTCGGTGCTGAACTGCAGCAGCGTGGCCTGCTCGCCGAGGCCGTCGGCGCCCAGACGCTGCGGCTCCACGATCTCGGATCGCACGTGGGATCGGGCGCGTCCTTGCCGCACCTGCAGTACCACGCCGACCAGCACCGCCACCGCGAGGAGGGCGGCGAGGCCAATCAGGGCTTCGACGAGAGTCATAGCAGTCCACGCTAATGGCTGCGCGGGCCTCGGAGGCCGGTGATGCTCGGTATGACGCGAGTGGCGTAACAGAGCGCTCGATGTGCCGGATAAGGTGGCACCCGTGAGCGACGTCGAAGCCAGCCCCGCGAACGAGATCCAATTCCGCAGCGATGTGACCGTGGAGTTGGTGCGCGCGAGCGCCAGCGACTCCGACGTGTTGTTCGCCGCCCGAGTATCCACGCAGGGGGAGCAGACCCTCGGCGAGGCTCAGGCCGGCACCGAGGCCACCGCGAAAGACCGCGGCCTCATCAACTACCTGATGCGCGACCGGCACGGCTCGCCCTTCGAGCACAACTCGATGACGTTCTACATCCAGGCGCCGATCTTCGTGTTCCGCGAGTTCATGCGGCATCGCATCGCCTCGTACAACGAGGAGTCGGGCCGATACCGCGAGCTGCGGCCGGTGTTCTACGTCCCCGCGCCCGAGCGCAACCTCCTGCAGGTCGGCAAGCCCGGTGCGTACGAGTTCCTGCCCGGCACGCCCGAGCAGCACGCGCTGGTCGACACCGCCACCCGTGACGCGTCGGAGTTCGCCTTCCTCGCCTATCAGCGGATGCTGGACGCCGGCGTCGCCCGCGAGGTGGCGCGCATCGTGCTGCCGCTGAACATCTACTCGTCGATGTACGTGACGATGAACTCGCGCGCCCTGATGAACTTCCTCTCGCTGCGCACCAAGGTCGAGGGCACTCACTTCCCGTCGTTCCCGCAGCGCGAGATCGAGATGTGCGCGGAGAAGATGGAAACCATCTGGACCGAGCTGATGCCGCTCACCCACGCCGCCTTCAACGCCAACGGGCGCGTCTCGCCGTAGCGACGCCATGGCACGCACGGCACTGATCACGGGGGCGAGTTCGGGGCTGGGCGCCGAGTTCGCCCGTCAGCTCGCGGCCCGCGGGGCCGGGCTCGTGCTGGTCGCTCGTGACCGGTCGGCGCTCGATGCCGTGGCCGCCGAGGTGCGCGGTGCGCACGGCACCGACGTCGAGGTGCTGGTCGCCGACCTGCTGGACGCCGA is drawn from Microbacterium hatanonis and contains these coding sequences:
- the thyX gene encoding FAD-dependent thymidylate synthase, with translation MSDVEASPANEIQFRSDVTVELVRASASDSDVLFAARVSTQGEQTLGEAQAGTEATAKDRGLINYLMRDRHGSPFEHNSMTFYIQAPIFVFREFMRHRIASYNEESGRYRELRPVFYVPAPERNLLQVGKPGAYEFLPGTPEQHALVDTATRDASEFAFLAYQRMLDAGVAREVARIVLPLNIYSSMYVTMNSRALMNFLSLRTKVEGTHFPSFPQREIEMCAEKMETIWTELMPLTHAAFNANGRVSP
- a CDS encoding TlpA family protein disulfide reductase gives rise to the protein MTLVEALIGLAALLAVAVLVGVVLQVRQGRARSHVRSEIVEPQRLGADGLGEQATLLQFSTEMCSRCPGVHRTLAALASEHEGVRHLDVDLTHRPDIARHFQVMQTPTTLILDRRGAVQSRIGGVPNLHVVQLELARLAEETAGV